AAACTATCCTTAACACGAAAATTTGCTAAGAGAGACATGGAGAGAAGTATGGAAGGAAGAGAAATTAACAAGGATGGAGCCCAGTTGGCCTCCCTCTACTGAGAAACGGGGAAGTGGAAGGAAAGTGCAAGGGTTTTGTATATTTCGCCAAAAGCCCTTGGGCTTTTGATTAATTTTGATAGCTTTGTAGGCATAACGATGTCACCTTACTAATATGTAGTGCTATAATTAATACTTTCAAGCTGGGCACCATTTAAAACCAGGTGTTCTATAGGTACCACCTGGTTGTCTACATGAGGGCCTGCTTTGTGATCGTGTTATTACCTTACCTGATCGGTGAGTGCGCTTTACTGCGCattatttatttctctgtattcTTAAGCTGTGATCACTCTATGGTTCGTTGTGCCACAGGCTGTACACATACTCAAGCGTAGGCAGTCCTAATCCCATTTATTGATTCATTACGTTGGAACTCCTCCAAACGTTGAAAGTGTTCAGCAACCATAATCGTGCGGTTAAAGAGGTCGGCGTTTCATGACGTAGTGGATATCATATGTGCCTACAACGCGATGCATGTCAGAGCTCCCAATTTCTTGTGAAACAGAGTGATAAACGTATGGAACCTACTTAGAATACGGACCTAACGACTTCGATTCCCATGTTCTTCTACTAACGAGAATTTAATACTATTGTTTTTGGCTTTGCCATTCACCGTTTCCACGTTGGGCGTCAGTCTGAGCTTTTGCGGGTATGGTGGGCAGTGCTGACGCAGTAATGTTGTGAGCACCTCATAGGTCGTCGCAAGCAACTGTCTATGATGGATTATATCAGCCAGTAAAAAAACCCGTAGCGCCTCTCAAGAGTGTAAGAAATCCTTTCTAGACGTTCTCTGTCGTGTATGTGTCAATTATGATAATGAAATACATGCATAAATTTTATCAACATATTTTCTGCAGAAAGTGATAGAGGAGGAAAATGATCAGAATATGAGCCTCCTGAAAGCTTCCTGAGAAGCGAGAATGGTTGCCGTTGAGCATATCGACTGAGCCATGACACTAGAATTGGTAGCGCGTTCTTGCGGGCTCGTCGGTTCATTACGTCAGTGAGGTTAGGACTGCGCGAAAAAACGAGGACAGGCTATTTAGTATTTTTTCATAAAGTTCGATAGCCTACTCTGAGCATCATAACTTTAATAATGATACTTTGTTTAAACAAAATAGTGCCTCAATGCTCAGAAAAAACGATATGCCGCCATTCGATATCTGTAAACTTGTCTTACCTTGTTTCGCACAGTACATAGTGGTGCCCCTAAATGAAAAGTAacacaaaaaacaaataaaaatgtaaTATAGCAAAAATGTTTTTGGACAATATTAGAACAGTAGCAGCGAAACACCAAGGCAAAAGTATGATGCATGAAAAGAAATGTTACATTTACACGCTAGGATGAGCTTTACGCATGCAATATATAGATTATGCATACAGCGACATCGTATggtttgtttttaacacgaaagtgttttatgccggggtccaccaagacttcagtgacgtatttccgtcacggaaatgacgtagaaaaaatatacacgatcagatggcaaagaaaaaaaaagttccgtcagtgggcatcgaacccacgatcgcaCGGTCaccaacaacagatgccgggcacgctatccactgcgccgcggtcacagactctagaggctttgcaaacgcgtcttttatatctaccactctcccggtcggcggggtggtgttgccctctgggagcagtaaaataaattcgtcattactgtggcctccgcaattagcccCTGCACCGCGtcacacgtccctcccattcggcgtgtttccaattgaacttcaattttgtcaatgccttaacacatcgcgaggtggcgaccttagccaagcggcgaaaaagcgtcggcctcgctcatagctttgcgacgcgcacATGCCttacctggctgttacaccgcgttccccgctcacgcgctcgcccctagaaaaatcgcggccgggctaccggggcggcacgacgcgctttgcgtttccctctagtccggccgtggtgttcaatcacattttaacatgccgcgggatggcgaccaagttctgcgtccaatatgcgacgctctcctggctatcacacctcgttctctgattacgctttcaccgctaactactacagctgcaacaagggTTTGTTTTATCATTtggcagggacgttagtcgtcgggatgaagatgtaccaccaatcatcaaagtgggcacatccacgttaaatggtgctatagctgccagacatcaatatacattgtgcaaactctcttatatcaatgtacagtaaacattcagttacttctgtaagggcacgctttagtttcgtgttattccgattcctatgatggagagatcaaccatgttttcttgTTAGCCGCACTCTCACGGCGGCGTTCTGTATTTTTAGAACAAGACAGGAAGAGGTGCTGTTTCACTTATTCCCACCGACATTTTTTATTCAAGCGAATGTGCTTCAGAAGCCTAGGTGTCGTGAATAGCATGCGCCATCATGATCCTAATTGTTTGTGCAGCCACATTGGAGCGGGCGTGTGCCAAGCCTACGCTAAGTGCCCACTTGGCAGATCACCACAGTGGTCACGTAACTGGTCATCACGATGCCATTATTTACCAGCTTGGTCACGAGGATCCACATAGAGGAGGTAAGCAAGTGAATGTGATGAATAATTACGAATGACTTTTTTCAGAGAATATATACGTAATAGGCAACACACTTAGACAAAAAAGAGTGACAGAGGAAGTTAAATCCTACTTTTAGACGCGATAGGAAAAACACCGTTTACGTTACTAAGGGCTGCTCTTTGATGGGTAGTCCCATCCACAAGGCGGTCTTATGTGTATGTATCCGATGGAAGAATCAATTGGTGTCTGTATAATTGTTCCACGTAGTTGGGAATCGGGTAAGTGTGCTTCTAGAAGCGAGCTAGCTGCTGTGAATAGCATGCACAATTATGACGCTCTTAAACTTTATTCTCGCAGCCTTGTTGCACCTGGCGTCTATCCACGGCCACGATGTTCACGGCAATGGCCACGAAGCGGGTAAGCGTCTCTGCATTGTTCAACGCAAGCTAGCGGAATTGATATCATGCCTGTCAAGTCACACTGTTTTGATCGCAATCTGAGCTGTAAGGGAAAGGACGAAGGCTCGTAAATCAATAAGAAATTCTGGCACTTGCTAGCCATTAAATTTTGGTCACAACTCTACTTAAGCTATTTCATTCGTTTCATGCACAGTATACACATGATATACCACACGTCCAACATTAAAAACTAAACTTTCTAGATTAAAGTTATCCGCTCGGTTTTGTCAGTGCAGAGTAACAACGTCCCTACATAAAACACAGTATTCAGCTGGAGTTTGCGAGCACTGGACATTTTCGAATAGTTTTAATATCAGCTCAGTCGTACAAAGCAATAGCCACTCTTCCTAATTATGAATGTTTTTCGTATAGTTAAATATATATTTCTAAATTTCAACCGCAACAGAATCGACTCAAGATTGGTCGAAACTACTATAAACTACGTTTCAGCGCACATGCCATAGCGACGAAACATAATATTTGGCAAGTACTGCACCCTAGCAACACAAGAAGGTGGAAGCCTGGCAGCACTCATGTAAGACAAATAGCCGCACTGAGCAAGTACATTCATCAGGCGCGTAAGCATTTATATGCCGACTGGACGAGAAAATTCTACGTCCATCGCTATGTCACGTGCGAGGATCATTTCCATAAAGAAAGGAATTAATAAAACGTAAGGAACCTTACCGCCCACGCTCCGAAAGCAAGTGGCTTACTCACACAGGCTTGCAGAATATAAATATATCTGAACTATATAAAGACGTTGCGCCCGCGGTGACATACAACTATAGAAAGAGAACGCTTTAGCAATCTCCGAATTTCGTGGCTGTAGAATAAAAGCCATCTACAAGGCAAGATGTAGAGCCGATATAGAGGATTTTACACGTCAGCAAAGTTTATGCTTTGCGAACATGTAATTGAATCTGGCGTTTCCGTGGCCGCGCGATGCATACGCGCTGACGGGGCAATTCGAGAGCACGTAGGTTGATCAAGGAAGGAGGTTTAAACTTTCTTGTTTCAGACGCTGACGAACAGTGGTAGGAATATACAAGGCGCCATCAACATGTTACACGAAAACAACGTCCTAGCAAAAACGTAACCTAAAATTGTActttgccccgccatggtggtctagtggttatggcgctcgactgctgacccgaaggtcgcgggattgaatcccggccgcggcggctgcattttggatggaggagaaaatgtttgaggcccgtgtacttagatttgggtgcacgttaaagaaccccaggtggtcgaaatttccggagccctccactacggcgtctcccataatcatatcgtggtgttgggacgttaataataataatatattattaaaGTTGTACTTTAGGCTTACGCATCATTTCGACAACTCCAAAAGGGCAAACTGCGTGGGCTTTGAACGCTTCAGGCAAGGACGCTGCCTTTATATGTCTTTTTGAAAGGTGCGCAGGCTTTAtcaaagcacccactacgcctcTGTAACGCAGTACGTGCACCTAGATGGCTGCGATCGTTGTTGATGCTGTAAGTTATAGGATAAAGATGAATATGTTGACACGAATAATGTCAATTATGGCGGAATAACGTAAATGGATTTGAAACTCCTTACCACTCATTCGTGACGCATTTCACACGCTCTGACGCCTGGTAAGATTCTCCTCTTCTATTTGGCAATATTACGTCTGTTATCGTGCCTCTCCACCCGACATAATAACTGTATACGATCTTTCTTCCAAAGGAGCTTCGAGAACTGGCTTGGCTCTGCGATGGAACACATGACGGTCACGCAGAGTGCCTTGGTTTGATTATGGCTCGAACTTTGTCCCTAAGGTTGCACTTGTGAAGTCGCGTGCATTTCTGTACCGCACGCCACGTCATTGAAGGCCATCGTCggatgaggcacttaaggcttaGAAGGTGCAGCAGACCACAATACTATCAATGTCAAATTTGCACACTCGCTTGTGGGAATCACTTTATGATAATGTCAAAAGTTATGGTAAATCTTTGTAAAATATTTAACATTCCATTCTATTCAATTGACTTGTGCGTAGCACCGCTTGGTTGCTATTCGATTGGGTACAAAGATTAGCTACTCGCATAACCCTAGTAACGAGTAACGAAAATTCTATGGAGAGAAGTATGCAGGCTGCGCAAAGCTACAATCACTGCCATCTGGAGCGCGAAAAGAACACCTCCTTGCCCCACTTGGCTATACCCATAACTCAAGAGTTTATGCAGGAAAATATTGCTGATATCTTAATTTCCGAAGCGTACAGTTAAAGCTTTCTAACAAGCAAGTcgttcgtaattttttttctctaacggTACTACGACTTCTAATAGATTTTCTTTGTATGTGTtcagaaaaaaacttggaggacgcttgaactttgccttgaagagtagaacgcgatagcgtagtcggACCCCGTGCGCATGGCCTTCTGAATTGCTGGCCTCGCTTCtgttcttggtgcatgcctcaaccatgccttAAGAAAACGAACTACTGTGCGCgtacattggccgtttcaaactatcctagggTGCTATCctagaccaacgttactagaacaaactcagtttcaaagctccgtatctccgccagcggaggagggtgttccgaacggcggtcgcgagaactagcggcgctgcagttccgtcttgcgccactatcggcgcgtcgtctgctgccacgacataacgctgcggtccgccgcgcggttgctcgcggcaactgcgcggcaactttcttattgtactagttaggtggatacttaggtggatatgcataaggtcgtctgtatgcactggcccgcgtgcgttgttcattgattggctaagaatcgatgttcggtttatattgccacgcccacttgttttattttgatgtattcgggtttgaccagcaagaacggttatcaacgctcgacgctgtccgcgaagcagtgttcgagaagcttcgcgattgtagtacatcattttggtaagattgcgcgtcgcacgtgaatgttccagcttttccgagagataacgccgccaccagcgatatcgctggaaagttcgatagcgcctgtataaaagccgacgcgcttgaccgcttgtcagttgatcgacggtcgacgcgctgttcgccgctatcagtgtactgctgtagtttgactttcagtttcccagccacaagttcaacCAAATAAAGAGTcttatctcggacctgctgactgctgccttcgtcgacgtcacgaccctttgacaatatttgagctgtgtacattgcgcttaacttccaagcatgggAGTTTCTACGCGAATGagcgttttcagcgtaatttttataactaccaccacaattttagccgctgccgtcttatctagaccaagaacaatccaacacgtttgtaaaagtctttacagtgtacaaagaagcgtacttactcgagatacaaaaacgttctagaaaaacagtactcatgttgtctacaatttattgaaaaaaactttctcgaaaaacatcaccaatgctttgcaatgtttacaagacacgtttttgcgacggttaaagggatactgacccaaaatcggaaaagtttacgagaactcggtaaatgaaatctcagtgtgcgattacatcgaacagatgtcgtctctgagcaattttttcagcggatagttgtattttaggtgtctcatctttctacgtcgcatccttctacggtgccttaaacaattcgtacagatcggccgtgatgtgagtactctgtcgctagaagagtcgtcagtattcaacttcagctTTTCAACTTCAccaagcagatgttccatgcccgcagcacttcttccactgtacgacagccgtttgcgtttcctgctgtagccgttcactacgcagttaaactgctcgtcaactacaattatcttttgcacaagtaagtctccgttcccgaagcaaagtgtgggattggactagttggtattccatcattaaactgctcagcgcaaaaaaaaaatgacacggtacaaatagaaaagacgaggaccagtcttttctatgtgtaccgtgtcaaaattttgcgctgagcagccctgTTCCCGAGCCGGCTAGTGTAAAATATTCcacacatcttgttcgatacctcgtcgtaaaatctctcgaaaatccactgctttgaaggcatagcgacagctgacaactgatcgaatgtcagtgtgatgcaactctcagtctcggtagcgtatataggtaatcgcctacctttcgttttgctgttctatttctggccgctcctccaaactgggcactgggctttcgcaggacgccgtgcgttttggggaggatttgcgcctaaaccctgaacattttggctttgaaatgtggggtggaagtgctgggaacaagcgcggcacggcaccgggcgcgagttcccactttccacgtgggatcaaaactgcttgtcccgcaacgacacgacgatagtgctttacaacgTCGTCACTcacaaaatgaacgtcacagaccttgcatttcgcagtaagctttctatctttgcgatgcaaagcttgaatggcgtagggtcttttggagttccgaagaagtgtcgtgaagcggagtcgtcgttgcggtagccgctcttgcaggccggcgcaaagcaagtcgtcataccgcactgtgaatctgttcgccctcgttacgcttcgtacatcatgcacgtgtcttcgaaCAAGACGCTAAGTCTGGTCAAGAACAgccgcaaaaatgacgagcgaagaaagcgcagacgacgctgtaacccacgtgcgctcgtacatcggcgtcgccgatcacaagcgccagccgcgggagctagacgtgactgcagcgccactagttctcacgaccgccacgtggaccgcctctccggcggagcttttaaactgagtttgttctagtaacgttgtcctagacactgtcgaattccgtcatcttgtcaaatttcgtaatggcggcactttaagcataggcgtgcgcagaggggggcagggaggcctagtcacctaagaagaggggggcgcagtctgtcccatacattgacctaatagggagggtgagcgccgcgatgaacctcccccccccctgaaacggaaccctgcgcacgcctatgccaatcAGACTTGtccaatggcggaattcgacaacatggcgaaATTTGACAATGCCCAGAATAGgaaccctagaatgcctactaaAAATACAGTTGTTGAGTGCCCAGTACgatataattcttccttttgcgaatcagcgaagggcccaccacgcgtccgtaaggcaacacgtgaacctacgctgCTGCTCACTTTGTAGATACTTTGCAGCTGACGatgataaatatgtctgagtgctttgtaattggtgagCTTTTAAAACACCTGttccttgcgcaattcacatgttttgacgcctggcgcgattcaacGTTTCTggaacgcaatattacatgcgttaaagatactccttccactacatgacactcatgtagtgtttttgtttTCAGAGCAGTTTCAATTaatggcgtggctatgtggtagagcACCCGCTTGCCATGCAGATGGCCTCGGTTTGATTCTCACGCGAACCGaatactttttattatttatttcattggCATCTTTATCAATTttgcggtcacggacaagatgacgatttttcgctcacaaccaacgacgccgacatcgacgccgccaccgactccggaatttctgcgaaacgagctctttaacgctatcgcgttaaaaaactgACTGCCTACTTCTCGTTTTTCTTTGGTCAGTTACACATTTCTTAAAcgaatcagttttttttttttttcaatttacctCGTCAAGGGGGCTGAATCGATAACTATGGCGAGCTATGTAGTTTTCACAGGCATTGAAGAATAGCTATAGTAGGCAAGtgtggcaaaataaaaaaaaaaattcaggtagcttctcactagtggtgccaagcctgaaggaagtgccgaGCTGGGCCGCcttgtctctctttatttttctcttcctttcttcctctttttttttaaataaatatatataaggagaggttggtgccaatgcgtggcgccggctactcctcttgcgcaAATGGTTGTCGTCGCGAAGTAGAAAATAAACACAAGGCTATGCAAAGGCACATAGTACAGCACTCACGCACTCAGACCAAGTTCTTCAATAGAATATTTTGTCCACTCAACGCAAAAGTCGACAAAACACAAGTATTCACACGATTGAAATGTCCACACAAAACATAATAGTTCACTAAAATGTTGCCATAACCGATCATGTCTCTTGGGAGTTGTCTCTTAAATGCCGCAGTGTAACTGCAGCAATGATGTTTTCACAAAGAATTCTCTGCTGAAACGAAAACTGCAAGAATATGTTGTCGAAGGATACCGGTTAACAATAACGCGAAATAATTTTATCAGATTTAGTGCCTTTGTGATATTTCTGATTCTTCCAAAAATTTCACTACTGCGCGAGTAGCAATGTTTTGAGAATTTCCTGTTGGCCATGGGCCCACGTTTTTTGCTCTTGATCAGGCCCGTTTATCCAAAGAATTTAATTTTTGCAAAAGTTTCTTTCGAGGAACATCATAATTTTTACAGTGTAGAAGAAGGTGCTCTATGTCTTCAGCTTCTCCACATGAGCATGTAGCACTGTCAGGTTTTCTTATCCTGTACAGCAATGTCTTTTTATAGGCCGTGCCAAGCCGAAGCCTATGAATGACTCCTTCTACGGATCGGCGAACCGTTATCGGAATAACAAATTCTACGCTCGATCAGTGCTACATAACTGAGAGTTCTATGCACCGTTTGCGAACCAAGTTTCCTAACACAATCGACTGTACAGCTTATTCAGTATACATCGCGTATCACTCATAGCTAGACGTAGAGGTAGTAGTGATAAATCATTCTCCTTATGTGCTGCACGTGCCATGAGAACATCTGTGTCGTTTCCTATGATTTCACGGTGACTTTGGACCCACTGGAATATTATGCTGTGGGTTAATTCTCTTGCCATGGCGCCTGTTTTCTGTATTTCGTATGCCAGAAAGCTAACTTTGTTTCCTAAGCTGATTCCTTTTGAACAGATTAATGAGACTTGTGAGTCGAAGAGAACTACCCAGCAAAGAGGACCTGGCTGACGACATACGAAACGTAACGCACAGAGAATTGCATCCAGTTCTGCCATTGTGGATGAAGTAGAGTAGCTGAGCTGAaaagctttttttctctttttaatgcgatagcgttaaaaagctcgtatcgcagaaatgccgccgtcggcgccggcgtcgatgtcggcgccgttggttgtgagcgaaaaatgatcatcttgtccgtgaccgaaaaatcgagaaagctgcaaataaaataaaaaacgccaggcctgcgctgaaatcgcagcacagtcacagcgaaagctgaaagagcggcgtttctagagcccgttgtaagctctcttggggctacatatACTAGTACActacaaaggtacccactacgccataaatcacaatttttgtgaagttgggaagcacctactaagccattattcgtcattctgcggagaagcgaggcaccagctacacgtctgtaaggcattatgtgcactttgttggcgcgacgactgatgacgatgaagaataatggctcagccctctgtaatgggttggaagctttaaacagcccattagttatgtaatttgcattgggtgacgcctggtcgctatttccctctcccgtcatgctataacatacgttgacgtgggagagagacggaggagggggcgaagaactttactgagaccccgaggaaatggatcatgcgcttgtgggcttccttggcaaccaatacaagtgcactcgcgaggaacccactacgctataaatcattgtaatttttgagaagtaggccagcaggcactgtgccatttttcgtcattctacggagaggcgtggtacctgctaaacgcatgtaaggcattatgcgcactttgttgatgctgtgcctcatgacgacgaagaattatggcagagccctttgtaatgggttggaagcattcaacaacctactcgctgtgcaattcgcattgcgtgacgcctggttacagaattcgcgttgtgagacgcttggtgcttattttactcttctaccacgctatattgcatatgctaatgtggttccttcctgacatgaagcctgtatagcacctttttgcaaagcagtttcaagcaccggcatggctcagaggttgaatactgggctcccacgcagagggcccaggttcgaacctcgttccagcctggaatgtttttcttatttcgttttttttttcttatttcgagcgatactggttacggacaccggcggcggcggcggacaactacggcgccaaaaacggccggtgaaatgatctcataacagctttcgctgtaataataaaACGTTGAGTacgactgagaatcgaacccaggccgcctgcatggcaagcaggtgttctaccacacagccacgcctctgctcggagctgcactgaaattaactttgatgcttcccaaaaatacacgtcctgtatacaggtgtcacagaacgagatgtaatatcgcagtaatattgcgtggtacaagcgtacattgccatcgggcgtcacaccatgtcaacatcctaacgacttggtggtttaaagacagccacccattacaaaaggcacacacattactgcgcgtatttccttaagaccacgtagtgggtgcatcgcaacttcgaaatagttgctcgcgcataattgctcctggtttaaagcatgccacccattacataaggtacacaccttagtgcgcgcattctcttaaacactcgtagtgttcgaagtgcgcactaggggcaggatatcgctatcgcgttcaactcttaaaggcgaagcttaagtgtcccccacttttctttcgtttttcctcttctctatttttctatctcttttgtgtctgtttatttgtagttctttccttctctctttctcccctttattttcgtctttctcgccctttctttctctttctttcgtgtctctctctctgtctctgaaTATTccgcttgctctttctttctatctctttctctcatttttctctttctatcttgctctctgttttctctctctttttggtatctgtttctttctatttctttctgtcttcataCATTTCTTTCTCCgcatttctatctttttctgcctttcttccccttctttctctcggtttctgtctttctctttctttctctgtctctgtacacgttctctcgcccgtcagaggtattgcaccccacgccggacaaatcgacgcacgtattatgggagcgaagcagaagatgaagaagaggatgaggaggaagaagagggcgcgtaccggttcatgatgatgataacttttgTGCACGACTAACGGAGtgtctccgagcttaaacagctcagctggtAATAATCCATCTGGTGATTTCGGCAAATTCTATGCGTTTAGGGGTTTAAAACTTCTTCGTAGCATCTCCCAATTAGAAGTTCCAATAGAAAGCTGTGGGCACATTAGTCCTTATTGGTATCTTCCTTCAGACAAAAAAAGCAACTTAGcacttttattgcggtagcaatcatatggacagtctcggctggtttttgccgccgccgtcatccaccgcatatatatatatatatatatataaaagtcccaaagaaatataattcacaaaaatgcttccgaagcgcggaatcgaactagcgacctctctctccgcagcgcgtggcgctaacgacgacgccacaaagcgcagatgcttcaggtagctaacggcgagcgttatatacacaccctttaccgctggcaggactaagagacggcaggcgcttataagcgtttcttcattagcagcgagatggcgcgaggagcgcaacgggcgcatttaaatgtggtcggccagctcgctcgcttctaacatttgcgcagggaaaacattgcccttccgctgtctgctcgcgcggtatttGCGGCCTGGGGGCAAAcatttttgca
Above is a window of Rhipicephalus sanguineus isolate Rsan-2018 chromosome 3, BIME_Rsan_1.4, whole genome shotgun sequence DNA encoding:
- the LOC119386652 gene encoding uncharacterized protein LOC119386652, translating into MRACFVIVLLPYLIATLERACAKPTLSAHLADHHSGHVTGHHDAIIYQLGHEDPHRGALLHLASIHGHDVHGNGHEAAVLAGAAGISPHDHTEHHQGVHYEDGAYGCPLLGFICKHHCLSSGHGSGYCGGPHLGRCICPIW